One Streptomyces mobaraensis NBRC 13819 = DSM 40847 DNA segment encodes these proteins:
- a CDS encoding ABC transporter permease — protein MTSPTLTLPAPELTGRSPGRLMWLRFRRDRAGVVSACVVVFFFAVAAAAPLISKLYGKTPTATYGLDETGLLNEYGYPIAPNGGISGRFWFGIEPTLGRDVLTQLVYGIRTSLLIAAAATVLCVVTGVLIGVTAGYVGGRTDYFLGRFIDLLLAFPQQLSFVAFTPVVYALFVSPEKETPTYLRVVTLIVVLWALGWMGLARLLRGQVLSLREREFVEAAKVTGASPWRIITRELLPNLWTPILVQSTLMLPALVTAEAGLSFIGVGIVEPTPDWGRMFANGAKYYESDITYIFFPGIAMIVFVVAFNLLGDSVRDAFDPRTQR, from the coding sequence ATGACGAGTCCTACCCTGACGCTTCCCGCCCCGGAGCTGACGGGCCGCTCGCCCGGCCGCCTCATGTGGCTGCGCTTCCGGCGCGACCGCGCCGGCGTCGTCTCCGCCTGCGTCGTGGTGTTCTTCTTCGCCGTCGCGGCGGCGGCCCCGCTGATCTCGAAGCTGTACGGGAAGACGCCGACGGCGACGTACGGCCTGGACGAGACCGGTCTGCTCAACGAGTACGGCTACCCGATCGCCCCCAACGGGGGGATCTCCGGCCGGTTCTGGTTCGGCATCGAGCCGACGCTCGGCCGGGACGTGCTGACGCAGCTCGTCTACGGCATCCGTACCTCGCTGCTGATCGCCGCAGCGGCCACCGTCCTGTGCGTGGTGACGGGGGTGCTGATCGGCGTGACGGCCGGGTACGTCGGCGGGCGGACGGACTACTTCCTGGGCCGGTTCATCGATCTGCTGCTGGCCTTTCCGCAGCAGTTGTCGTTCGTCGCGTTCACCCCGGTCGTCTACGCGCTGTTCGTCAGCCCGGAGAAGGAGACCCCGACCTACCTCCGGGTGGTGACCCTGATCGTGGTGCTGTGGGCGCTGGGCTGGATGGGGTTGGCCCGGCTGCTGCGCGGGCAGGTACTGAGCCTGCGGGAGCGGGAGTTCGTGGAGGCGGCCAAGGTGACGGGTGCGTCGCCGTGGCGGATCATCACCCGCGAGCTGCTGCCCAACCTGTGGACGCCGATCCTCGTCCAGTCCACCCTGATGCTCCCCGCCCTGGTCACCGCTGAGGCGGGGCTCTCCTTCATCGGCGTGGGCATCGTGGAGCCCACCCCGGACTGGGGGCGGATGTTCGCCAACGGCGCCAAGTACTACGAGAGCGACATCACCTACATCTTCTTCCCCGGGATAGCGATGATCGTCTTCGTGGTGGCCTTCAACCTCCTCGGGGACTCCGTCCGGGACGCGTTCGACCCCCGGACCCAGCGCTGA
- a CDS encoding DUF6113 family protein translates to MLTGTLTAGKVVSHLGLLVLGFLVGVAGALVQGAWFPGGLLLALLAVGGLCYGGRVLTGGRTGAAVGGVGWLLAVLLLALNRPEGDFLFEAGIGANVFMLGGMVVVVICATLVRNPQPNGRDSRLGS, encoded by the coding sequence GTGCTGACCGGCACTCTGACGGCCGGGAAGGTCGTCTCCCATCTGGGCCTGCTCGTCCTCGGCTTCCTGGTCGGCGTCGCGGGCGCGCTGGTGCAAGGCGCCTGGTTCCCCGGCGGGTTGCTGCTCGCCCTGCTCGCCGTCGGCGGCCTCTGTTACGGCGGACGGGTGTTGACCGGCGGCCGGACGGGTGCCGCCGTGGGCGGCGTCGGCTGGCTGCTCGCCGTGCTGCTGCTCGCCCTCAACCGCCCCGAGGGGGACTTCCTGTTCGAGGCCGGAATCGGGGCGAACGTCTTCATGCTGGGCGGAATGGTCGTGGTTGTGATCTGCGCCACGCTGGTGCGGAATCCGCAACCGAACGGGCGCGACAGCCGACTTGGCTCGTGA
- a CDS encoding alpha/beta fold hydrolase, with the protein MTGQLSFPRQYARTQRYTLGAPRAFTVAPDGSRVVFLRSRSGTDRSHVLWVLDLDDGREYPAGDPAALLGGAEEELSPEERARRERAREGSAGIVGYAVDGAAELAAFALSGRLFVAELQGGSAVELPVPGPVADPRPSPDGRHVAYVADGALRVVEADGGQDRPLAEPESADVTWGLAEFIAAEEMDRSRGFWWSPDGTALLAARVDESPVRRWWIADPARPAEAPAEIAYPAAGTPNAEVSLALLGLDGSRRDVTWDRARFPYLARVHWSAGGPPLLLVQARDQRTQTVLEVNTATGATRALLTEEDPVNWLDLFPGVPAWTPDGRLVRIADTDGARALVVGERVLTGPELFVHAVLDVAEESVLVSASAGAAADDPEPGAAHVWRIGEGGAERLSERHGRHSAVRSGAVTVLVSAVPDRPGSEAVVLRDGKPVATVASFAETPVLSARPRFTRSGDRGIPCAVLLPTGYQEGDGPLPVLMDPYGGPHGPRVVAAHNAHLTSQWFADQGFAVIVADGRGTPHTSPAWEKAIRDDFAGVTLDDQVAALHGLAGRFPLDLGRVAVRGWSYGGYLAALAVLRRPDVFHAGIAGAPVTDWRLYDTHYTERYLGLPEERPEVYERNSLVGERGLSGAAPEHRPLMVIHGLADDNVVVAHALRLSSALLADGRPHEVLPLSGVTHMTPQERVAENLLLLQVDFLRRSLGG; encoded by the coding sequence ATGACCGGACAGCTCTCGTTCCCCCGCCAGTACGCCCGGACGCAGCGCTACACCCTGGGCGCTCCCCGCGCGTTCACCGTGGCACCGGACGGCTCACGCGTCGTCTTCCTGCGCTCCCGTTCGGGCACCGACCGCTCCCATGTGCTGTGGGTGCTCGATCTCGACGACGGCAGGGAGTACCCGGCGGGCGATCCGGCGGCCCTGCTGGGCGGCGCGGAGGAGGAGTTGTCGCCCGAGGAGCGCGCGCGGCGCGAGCGGGCGCGCGAGGGCTCGGCGGGCATCGTGGGCTACGCGGTGGACGGCGCGGCCGAGTTGGCGGCCTTCGCCCTGTCGGGGCGGCTCTTCGTCGCCGAGCTCCAGGGCGGGAGTGCCGTCGAACTCCCCGTGCCGGGACCGGTCGCGGACCCGCGGCCGTCGCCCGACGGCCGGCACGTCGCGTACGTCGCCGACGGGGCGCTGCGGGTGGTGGAGGCGGACGGCGGCCAGGACCGGCCGCTGGCGGAGCCGGAGTCGGCGGACGTCACCTGGGGGCTCGCGGAGTTCATCGCGGCGGAGGAGATGGACCGCTCGCGCGGCTTCTGGTGGTCCCCGGACGGTACGGCCCTGCTGGCGGCCCGGGTGGACGAGTCGCCCGTGCGCCGCTGGTGGATCGCCGACCCCGCGCGGCCCGCCGAGGCCCCGGCCGAGATCGCCTACCCCGCCGCCGGCACCCCGAACGCGGAGGTCTCGCTGGCCCTGCTGGGGCTGGACGGCTCCCGCAGGGACGTGACGTGGGACCGGGCCCGCTTCCCGTACCTGGCCCGGGTGCACTGGTCGGCGGGCGGCCCGCCGCTGCTGCTGGTGCAGGCTCGCGACCAGCGCACGCAGACGGTCCTGGAGGTGAACACCGCCACCGGCGCCACGCGTGCGCTCCTCACCGAGGAGGACCCGGTGAATTGGCTGGATCTGTTCCCCGGCGTGCCCGCGTGGACGCCCGACGGCCGGCTGGTGCGGATCGCGGACACCGACGGGGCGCGTGCCCTGGTCGTCGGCGAACGGGTGCTCACCGGGCCCGAGTTGTTCGTCCACGCGGTGCTCGACGTCGCCGAGGAGTCGGTGCTGGTCAGCGCGTCCGCCGGGGCCGCGGCCGACGATCCGGAGCCGGGTGCGGCGCACGTCTGGCGGATCGGCGAGGGGGGCGCGGAACGGCTCTCCGAGCGGCACGGGCGGCACTCCGCCGTACGCTCCGGGGCGGTCACCGTCCTGGTCTCGGCCGTGCCGGACCGGCCCGGCAGCGAGGCCGTCGTCCTGCGCGACGGCAAGCCGGTGGCCACCGTGGCGTCGTTCGCCGAGACCCCCGTGCTCTCCGCGCGCCCCCGGTTCACCCGGTCGGGGGATCGCGGGATCCCGTGTGCCGTGCTGCTGCCGACCGGGTACCAGGAGGGCGACGGCCCGCTGCCCGTCCTGATGGACCCCTACGGGGGACCCCATGGCCCCCGGGTGGTCGCCGCGCACAACGCGCACCTCACGTCCCAGTGGTTCGCCGACCAGGGCTTCGCGGTGATCGTCGCCGACGGCCGGGGCACCCCGCACACCTCCCCCGCCTGGGAGAAGGCGATCCGCGACGACTTCGCGGGCGTCACCCTCGACGACCAGGTCGCCGCCCTCCACGGTCTCGCCGGCCGCTTCCCCCTCGACCTCGGCCGGGTCGCCGTCCGCGGCTGGTCCTACGGCGGCTACCTCGCCGCCCTCGCCGTCCTCCGCCGCCCCGACGTCTTCCACGCGGGCATCGCCGGCGCCCCGGTCACCGACTGGCGGCTGTACGACACGCACTACACCGAGCGGTACCTCGGGCTGCCGGAGGAGCGGCCGGAGGTGTACGAGCGGAACTCGCTCGTGGGCGAGCGGGGGTTGTCGGGAGCCGCTCCCGAGCACCGGCCGCTGATGGTCATCCACGGGCTGGCCGACGACAACGTGGTGGTCGCGCACGCTCTGCGGCTGTCGTCCGCGCTGCTCGCGGACGGGCGGCCGCACGAGGTGCTGCCGCTGTCCGGGGTGACGCACATGACGCCGCAGGAGCGGGTGGCCGAGAATCTGCTGCTGTTGCAGGTGGACTTCCTGCGGCGGTCGCTGGGCGGGTGA
- the mshB gene encoding N-acetyl-1-D-myo-inositol-2-amino-2-deoxy-alpha-D-glucopyranoside deacetylase, producing the protein MTDLPGRRLLLVHAHPDDESINNGATMAKYAAEGAHVTLVTCTLGEEGEVIPPGLAHLAADREDVLGAHRAGELAAAMKELGVADHRFLGGRGRYRDSGMMGAPQNDRPGSFWRADVDEAAAYLVEVIREVRPQVLVTYDAHGGYGHPDHIQAHRVAMRAVELAAEPAFRRDLGEPHEVAKVYWNCVPRSVVEAGFARLREAGTGDARPFPGVAALDDVPGVVPDDEVTAAPHTAPYVSAKAAAMRAHATQIVVEGRFFALSNGLGQPLLADEYYRLVRGKAVAVREDDLFAGIEGAEGADAAC; encoded by the coding sequence ATGACCGACCTTCCCGGCCGCCGGCTGCTCCTGGTGCACGCGCACCCGGACGACGAATCGATCAACAACGGCGCGACCATGGCCAAGTACGCGGCCGAGGGTGCCCACGTCACCCTGGTGACCTGCACCCTCGGCGAGGAGGGCGAGGTGATCCCGCCGGGCCTCGCGCACCTCGCGGCCGACCGGGAGGACGTCCTCGGCGCCCACCGCGCCGGTGAACTGGCCGCCGCGATGAAGGAGCTCGGCGTCGCCGACCACCGCTTCCTCGGCGGCCGGGGCCGCTACCGGGACTCCGGGATGATGGGCGCCCCGCAGAACGACCGGCCCGGCAGCTTCTGGAGAGCGGACGTCGACGAGGCCGCCGCTTACCTCGTCGAGGTGATCCGCGAGGTGCGTCCGCAGGTGCTGGTCACCTACGACGCGCACGGCGGCTACGGCCACCCCGACCACATCCAGGCGCACCGGGTGGCCATGCGCGCGGTGGAGCTGGCGGCGGAGCCCGCGTTCCGCCGCGACCTCGGCGAGCCGCACGAGGTGGCGAAGGTCTACTGGAACTGCGTACCGCGCTCGGTCGTCGAGGCGGGCTTCGCGCGGCTGCGCGAGGCGGGCACGGGGGACGCCCGGCCGTTCCCCGGTGTCGCCGCGCTCGACGACGTGCCGGGCGTCGTCCCGGACGACGAGGTGACGGCCGCCCCGCACACGGCTCCGTACGTCTCCGCGAAGGCGGCGGCCATGCGGGCGCACGCGACCCAGATCGTGGTGGAGGGTCGTTTCTTCGCCCTCTCCAACGGACTGGGCCAGCCGCTCCTCGCGGACGAGTACTACCGGCTCGTCCGCGGCAAGGCGGTGGCCGTCCGGGAGGACGACCTGTTCGCCGGGATCGAGGGTGCGGAAGGGGCGGATGCGGCGTGCTGA